The region AGCGGTCGATCGACAATTTCTGTCCACGATTCGCCGCATTCGCGAAAATGTCTCTGAGTTCCAGTCACGGATTCTCCACGAAGATGTCCGTCTCGTCAGACAAGACGGCCTGGCCCGGGTGGAGTTGACTCAGAGATATCTGCCACTCAAAAGGGTTGGTATCTGCGTTCCCGGCGGTGCCGCAGCTTATCCCTCGACAATTCTCATGACGGCTATCCCCGCCCAGGCTGCGGGAGTTCAAGAACTGGCAGTCGTGACGCCTCCCACAAAATTTGGCGCTTACAACACCCACGTTCTGGCCACCTGTGCTGAACTGGGAATCACAGAAGTTTATCGTGTGGGAGGAGCACAGGCGGTCGCCGCACTGGCTTACGGCGTCGAAGGGATTCCCCGGGTCGATAAAATCGTAGGCCCGGGCAATATGTTCGTCGCACTGGCCAAACAACTTGTTTATGGCGATGTCGATATCGACAGCATTGCGGGCCCCAGTGAAGTTGTGGTGATTGCCGATGATTCCGCCACAGCCAGCTTTGTTGCCAGTGATCTGCTCTCTCAGGCCGAACACAGCCCCGGATCGAGTATTCTGATCACCTGGCATCGCCCGCTGATCGAAGAAGTGCAAGCGGAAATTCATCGTCAGCTGACTGATTTGCCCAGGTCTGAACTGGCCTCAGCGAGCCTGCGAGATTTTGGTGCGATTGTTCTGGTCGATTCGCTCGAAACGGCCTGCCAGTTGACCGATGAACTTGCCCCCGAGCACCTTCATCTGTCGACGAAATCGCCTGATCAGTTACTAGAGCGGATTCAAAATGCCGGCGCTATTTTTTGCGGACATTACACTCCCGTTGCACTGGGCGATTACTTTGCCGGGCCTTCGCATGTTCTACCAACAGGGGGAACGGCCCGATTCGCAAATGGGCTCTGTTCGAATGACTTCCTCAAGCGATCTTCAGTGATTCGCTTCAATCGTGACGCACTCGATGATGCTGCACAGGATGTTCGCACAATCGCGACTGTGGAAGGACTGACGGCGCACAGTCAAAGTGTCGATATTCGCTTGAAGGATGAATAATCCCCTATCGCCACCGAACGGATTCACATTCTGGGATCTTGATCCCTCGAATTGATCATTAAGGATGAAATGTGCCTGCAGACGATTTGAAAGACTGGCCCCACCTGCTCAAAGCCTTCGATGAGGGTGTGGCGACCGGACTGCATCGTGGCCTGCAGATTTACATCTCACAACATGGCCAGCTTCTCCTGGAAGCAGCACTGGGAGAAGCCGAATCAGGCCTGCCACTCACCTCAGAACACAGGATGCTCTGGCTTTCTTCAGGTAAGCCGCTGCTCGTTTTAATCTTTGCCAGAATCTGGGAGCGTGGCCTGATTGGCATCGATCAACCGATTTGCCACTGGATTGAAGAATTCGGTACTCACGGAAAAGAAACGATCACCTTCCGACATGTTTTAACTCATACAGGCGGCTTTCGCGTTCTCGACCTGGGCTGGGAAACAAAATCGTGGCCAGACGTGATCGAATTAATCTGTCGGACATCACTGGAAAATGACTGGGTTGTCGGTGTCACGGCTGGATATCACACCATCAGCAGCTGGTTCATCCTGGCTGAAGCACTCTCGCGGGCAACAGGGCTTTCTGTGCGGGAGTTGTTCGATCAGGAACTTCGCTATCCCCTCGGCTTGCCAGAATTATCCATCGGCTTATCCGAGGAATGGTACATCGAGAACCGATCGTCCGTTGCACCCATGTATGCTCGTATCAAAGGGGAATTGCAACTTCTCGATTGGCACCAACCCCCAAGAGCCATCTGCATTTCGCCGGGGAGTAACACCCGTGGGCGAGCACGAGATCTGGGTGCCGTCTATGAAATGATTCTTAAAGAGGGGGTGGCGGCTGATGGTTCGCGTTACCTCCACCCCACGACGATCGCCGCTCTGACAGCCAGGCATCGAGTGGGCCTGTTTGATTTGACGCTTCAGCATATCGTCGATTTTGGACTGGGTTTCATCATTAACTCGAAGGCTTATGGCCCGGAGACCGTACCATATAGTTATGGACTCTGGACCTCCCCGCGAACGTTTGGTCATGGTGGTTCTCAATCATCCATTGGGTTCTGCGATCCTGAATCGGGGATTGTTGTCACCTGGGCCACGAATGGAATGCCCGGAGAAGGGTGGCATCAGCGACGAAATCGAGCATTACAGCATGCCATCGGACTCGACCTGTTTGAGAGATTTCCGCAGCTCAATACGGGAGCCAGCACTTGAAAGGATTGAGTTGTGACATCGTGATCCTCGGTGCCGGAGTCGTGGGCTTATCGATGGCTCTCGAGCTTCGTCGTCAGGGTTTGGGTGTCATTGTTCTTGAAAAGTCGCTGCCGGGACAAGAAGCTTCCTGGGCAGGAGCGGGCATGCTCCCACCAGGCTATCAGCTGGATCACTCTTCCTCTGAAGCTCGACTGAGAGCCATGTCTCATCAGCTCTGGAATTCCTGGGCTGATCAACTCTCCTCGGAAACGGGGATTGATATTGGCTATCGCAGGCAAGGTGCTGTGGGCCTGATACCAAGTGGGGATTCGCAGCGTCAGCTCTTTGATGATTACGCGCAGGAAGGGGTGACTGTTGAACAACTCTCGAAAGAAGATCTAAAGCATCGCTTTGGCTGCCAATCCTCCACCGAGGAAACAGGTTTTTTCATTCCAGAGTTTGGTCAGGTACGAAATCCCAGATATCTCCGCGCATTGCAGACAGCCTTTCAGCAGGCCGGTGGCATCATCAAATCACAGACGACGGTCGCTCAGTGGAATATCAGCACTTCTGAAGGGATTCGCTTAACCACCACCAATGGCGAAGAAATTTGCGGCGACAAACTGATTCTGGCCACAGGAGCCTGGACGCAACATCTTCTGCGGCGTTCCTCTGATGTCATAAACCCGGGAATTCGCCCCATTCGCGGACAGATTGCCTTACTCAAGGAAAGCATCCCCACGCTTTCTACGATTATTGAACG is a window of Planctopirus limnophila DSM 3776 DNA encoding:
- the hisD gene encoding histidinol dehydrogenase, coding for MTAGPGADWLPVYEYGTESAEQALLTLRKKLSPRGDIVSDAGRARTIELFGAPLSPREVATRILSEIKEQGREALLKYARLLDKPDLQDDDLRVPQAEIEAAHAAVDRQFLSTIRRIRENVSEFQSRILHEDVRLVRQDGLARVELTQRYLPLKRVGICVPGGAAAYPSTILMTAIPAQAAGVQELAVVTPPTKFGAYNTHVLATCAELGITEVYRVGGAQAVAALAYGVEGIPRVDKIVGPGNMFVALAKQLVYGDVDIDSIAGPSEVVVIADDSATASFVASDLLSQAEHSPGSSILITWHRPLIEEVQAEIHRQLTDLPRSELASASLRDFGAIVLVDSLETACQLTDELAPEHLHLSTKSPDQLLERIQNAGAIFCGHYTPVALGDYFAGPSHVLPTGGTARFANGLCSNDFLKRSSVIRFNRDALDDAAQDVRTIATVEGLTAHSQSVDIRLKDE
- a CDS encoding serine hydrolase domain-containing protein, whose translation is MPADDLKDWPHLLKAFDEGVATGLHRGLQIYISQHGQLLLEAALGEAESGLPLTSEHRMLWLSSGKPLLVLIFARIWERGLIGIDQPICHWIEEFGTHGKETITFRHVLTHTGGFRVLDLGWETKSWPDVIELICRTSLENDWVVGVTAGYHTISSWFILAEALSRATGLSVRELFDQELRYPLGLPELSIGLSEEWYIENRSSVAPMYARIKGELQLLDWHQPPRAICISPGSNTRGRARDLGAVYEMILKEGVAADGSRYLHPTTIAALTARHRVGLFDLTLQHIVDFGLGFIINSKAYGPETVPYSYGLWTSPRTFGHGGSQSSIGFCDPESGIVVTWATNGMPGEGWHQRRNRALQHAIGLDLFERFPQLNTGAST
- a CDS encoding NAD(P)/FAD-dependent oxidoreductase, with amino-acid sequence MKGLSCDIVILGAGVVGLSMALELRRQGLGVIVLEKSLPGQEASWAGAGMLPPGYQLDHSSSEARLRAMSHQLWNSWADQLSSETGIDIGYRRQGAVGLIPSGDSQRQLFDDYAQEGVTVEQLSKEDLKHRFGCQSSTEETGFFIPEFGQVRNPRYLRALQTAFQQAGGIIKSQTTVAQWNISTSEGIRLTTTNGEEICGDKLILATGAWTQHLLRRSSDVINPGIRPIRGQIALLKESIPTLSTIIERGKQYVVPRGDGYVLIGSTEDDCGFDRSTQPESIQQLVAFGTRLVPSLLNAQLERSWAGLRPWNGSTTPWIGWMSEAGCGAHERVLIAAGHFRHGLQMSPATAQLARQLILQQPTAISLPPISPELALAQPA